GCGGGCCTGATCCAGGCGGAACCGGTCCTGAGCGAGCTCTCGCGAGACACGACCCTTCGCGGCGTCATGAACGTTCTGTCGTTTGCTGCAGGCGAAGTTCGGCGCGGGCGGCTCAAACTCGATCAATTGAAATGGCCGCTAACGCTTGCCGCTGAAACCCTGAATGACGTCCTGTCCGGCAAGCCGGCTACTTTCTCCTGGAAGGAACTGCTTCAAGGGCATCACTCATCCGCAGACGAGCGGCGGCATTTCCTGGAGATCGAGCCGCGGCTTGATTTCACCAAGCTGCAGCCTGGATCGGTTGCGGATCGAGGTATTCACCAAGTAGCGGCGCAATTGGACCTGAAGCAAAGGTTCGGCGCGATAGTCAAGTTGACCGGACAGGTCCCCATGGATGACCAGCAGTTTTCGGTCATCCGAGACAGCGCACTGCGCGACACCATCACAGCCGCGCTAGGAGCCTGTCCAGTTAGCTCCGGGAAGGCGGGCTAATGATAGCGGCTCATGCGACCCTCGCCAGCTTGACGAGGTTGTGAGCGGTGCAGATCAGGGCCCATTCGGCCTTCACTTTGTCGATGCCGCGCAGCAGGAATTGCCTGAACCCTCTTGCCTGTTTGATCTGTCCGAAGACGGGTTCGACGATCTGCTTACGCAAGCGGTAGCGACTTCGGTAGCCGGCGCGCTTGAGCTTGGTGCTCATCCTGGCGATCAGCGATCCGGCTCTTGAAGCCGTTTTCGCAGTGGCGGACGGGGTGCCGTGCTTCTGCCTCCCGGTGGCGATGTAGCCCTCGATGCGCCGCCGCTTGATCGTGCGAAGATTGGCGGCGGAGCAGTAGCCGGCGTCGGCCGACACTTCGTCGGGATTGGTCCCCAAATTGGCCCTGATCCCGTCGAGCAACGGCGCCAGTTGCGCCTGATCGCTGGAGGAACCGGTCAGCGTCTGCGCCACGATGATCTGATGGGCACCATCGACCGCGGCCTGGGCGTTGTAGCCCTGGATGTAACCGTCCTTGGTCTTCAGGATGCGGCTCTCCGGGTCGGTGAAATTGCGTTGCGCCTTGCCGTCGGGCTCGGTTTTCGTCGGCGTCTTGCCGCTCTTCTTGCGGCCTTCGGCGACGCGACGCTCCTCGGCCTCGGCCCGCGCCTTGCTCTCCGCCTCGGCTGCAGCCTTGGCTTCGGCCTCCAGCGCGGCCTTGGCCTCGCGTATCTTCTCAAGCCGCTTCTGCTTGTCGGCCACCCAATCGGGCATTTCGTCGCCGCGCTGGTCGCCGTAGCGCTGGTCCTCCTCCGCATCGGCGGCCTCGGCGGCCTTGAGCCAGCGATCGACCTCCGCTTCAAGCTCCGCTTCCCGCTTCTTCATGCGATCGTAGCTCATCGCCTTGTGCTTGGACGCGTTCGCCTTGATCTTGGTGCCGTCGAGCGCAACGTGCCCGAGCTTCACCAACCCGGCCTTCTCGGCGAGCTTCAGCACCTGCACAAACAGGTCGGCCAGCGCCTTAAGGTGCCGCCGCCGGAACTCCGAGATCGTGCGGAAGTCCGGCGGGTCGCCGGCCACGATCATCATGAAATCCGCCCGCTCCACCGTCGCCTTGGCGATCCGCCGCGACGAGTAGATGCCGCTCGCATAGCCGTGCAGAAGCAGCGCCGTCATCATCCGCGGATCAAACGGCGGCTGACCCAGCCCACTCCGGTAGCTGCCGAGGAGCGCCGATAGATCAAGGCTTTCCCTGACCAGCGACACGATCAACCGCGAAACGTGATCTTGCGGCACATAATCCTGCACGCGCGGCGGCAGAAGCTGGGCCTCATCGATCTTCCAGGGGCGAAATTCCTTGCTCATCGCTATGTAAGGAATCAGACTCGCACCCTCTTGACCAGTCACTACTCAGACAGGCTCCTAGCTGCGTTGATTTGATCTTCGTGCGAGGCGGACCTCACTTCGGTCGAAAACGCCGTGCTAGCGCGCCTCCAGCATGGCGACGCGGAAGCCCAAATAGATGAAGAGACCGCCAAGCGAGCGGTTGATCCAGGCAATGACGCCGGCCGATTGCCGGATACGGCCGGCGGCCTTCGACGCAAAGGCTGCGACGCCAAGGCACCACAGCGTGCCGTTGACGATGAAGACCAGCCCGAGCATCAGGAAGGCGAGCGGCTTGTGCGGCGAATCCGCTGCCACGAATTGCGGCAGGAAAGCCAGGAAGAACAGCGCCACCTTGGGGTTGAGGATGTTGGTCAGCGCCCCCTGCCAGAACACCCGGGAGACCGAGGTCTCGCCGCCCTGCGCCGTGATCTCAGCGATCGGCTTCGCACGCGACAAGAGCATCTGCAGGCCGGTCAATACCAGATAGGCCGCGCCGACCAGCTTGACGGCCAGGAACGCGGCCGACGACGCCATCAGGAGCGCCGACAGCCCGATCGCCGCGCCCGTCACATGAACCAGACAGCCGCAGCTGATGCCGATCGCGGCAGCGGCCCCGCCGCGCCACCCGAGTTGGATGCTGCGGCCGATGATGTAGGCGGTATCAGGCCCCGGCGTGATGTTGAGCACCAGACCGGAGAGAATAA
The DNA window shown above is from Bradyrhizobium sp. ISRA464 and carries:
- a CDS encoding IS1182 family transposase, which gives rise to MSKEFRPWKIDEAQLLPPRVQDYVPQDHVSRLIVSLVRESLDLSALLGSYRSGLGQPPFDPRMMTALLLHGYASGIYSSRRIAKATVERADFMMIVAGDPPDFRTISEFRRRHLKALADLFVQVLKLAEKAGLVKLGHVALDGTKIKANASKHKAMSYDRMKKREAELEAEVDRWLKAAEAADAEEDQRYGDQRGDEMPDWVADKQKRLEKIREAKAALEAEAKAAAEAESKARAEAEERRVAEGRKKSGKTPTKTEPDGKAQRNFTDPESRILKTKDGYIQGYNAQAAVDGAHQIIVAQTLTGSSSDQAQLAPLLDGIRANLGTNPDEVSADAGYCSAANLRTIKRRRIEGYIATGRQKHGTPSATAKTASRAGSLIARMSTKLKRAGYRSRYRLRKQIVEPVFGQIKQARGFRQFLLRGIDKVKAEWALICTAHNLVKLARVA
- a CDS encoding LysE family translocator, producing MLGIHELWLFILSGLVLNITPGPDTAYIIGRSIQLGWRGGAAAAIGISCGCLVHVTGAAIGLSALLMASSAAFLAVKLVGAAYLVLTGLQMLLSRAKPIAEITAQGGETSVSRVFWQGALTNILNPKVALFFLAFLPQFVAADSPHKPLAFLMLGLVFIVNGTLWCLGVAAFASKAAGRIRQSAGVIAWINRSLGGLFIYLGFRVAMLEAR